One region of Ursus arctos isolate Adak ecotype North America unplaced genomic scaffold, UrsArc2.0 scaffold_33, whole genome shotgun sequence genomic DNA includes:
- the LOC125282708 gene encoding olfactory receptor 4K13-like has product MDIMNRSTSEFVLLGLTNTQELEIFFFFIFLLAYAVTVAGNLLIVVTVTFDSLLYSTPMYFLLGNLSFLDMSISTIATPKMVTDFLRENKTIYLWGCMAQMFFLHLLGGSEMTLLIVIAVDWYIAICKPLHYTSIMNRRVLVGSVLLSWAVSFVHPMSQMVFTITLPFCGPNRVDNIFCDLPLVLKLACMETYVLELLVTADSGLLSFICFILLLISYTVILVSVRRRSSGGLSKALSTLSAHISVVTLFFGPCIFIYAWPFSSFSVDKFLSVFLLVITPLLNPIIYSLRNQEMKAAMNRLRTQHIRSRQTF; this is encoded by the coding sequence ATGGATATAATGAATAGGTCAACATCTGAGTTTGTATTGTTAGGTCTCACCAACACTCAGGaacttgagattttcttttttttcatatttttgttggcCTATGCAGTGACTGTGGCAGGAAACCTTCTCATCGTGGTCACCGTAACCTTTGACTCACTTCTGTACTCCACGCCAATGTACTTCCTCCTTGGAAATCTGTCCTTCCTGGATATGTCGATTTCCACAATCGCAACCCCTAAGATGGTCACAGATTTCCTCAGGGagaataaaactatttatttgtGGGGCTGTATGGCTCAGATGTTCTTCCTCCACCTTTTAGGTGGCAGTGAGATGACTCTTCTCATAGTCATAGCTGTTGATTGGTACATTGCAATATGCAAACCTCTTCATTACACATCCATCATGAATCGCCGGGTCCTCGTGGGCTCTGTGCTGCTATCATGGGCTGTCAGTTTTGTGCATCCCATGAGCCAGATGGTTTTTACTATCACCTTACCTTTCTGTGGCCCCAATAGAGTGGACAATATTTTTTGTGACCTTCCTCTAGTTCTAAAACTTGCCTGCATGGAGACCTATGTTCTGGAGTTACTGGTAACTGCTGACAGTGGCCTGCTGTCTTTCATCTGCTTCATACTCTTGCTCATTTCCTATACTGTCATTCTGGTAAGTGTCCGACGTCGATCCTCTGGTGGACTCTCCAAGGCTCTGTCCACACTGTCTGCTCACATTAGTGTGGTCACCCTGTTCTTTGGACCATGCATCTTCATTTATGCTTGGCCATTCAGTAGCTTTTCAGTGGAtaaatttctttctgtgtttttactCGTTATCACACCCTTACTGAACCCCATTATTTACAGTCTAAGGAACCAGGAAATGAAAGCAGCCATGAATAGACTGAGGACCCAACACATCAGATCCAGACAGACCTTCTAG